A section of the Mesobacillus jeotgali genome encodes:
- a CDS encoding cytochrome c maturation protein CcmE: MSKNKKIVIGLGLAAVAFIIMMFSTMPSAGSKEITIADLSKNGSKYEGDYIMTQGLLNKESVKWDADKLELRFELYEEGEGTLQVFHKGIKPDNFSEDVIVLVEGFIQKDGVFEAEKVQTKCPTKYEGEDMENYDTEMHKEMYKNDKKE, from the coding sequence ATGTCCAAAAACAAAAAAATCGTTATCGGGCTGGGACTTGCAGCTGTCGCATTCATAATCATGATGTTTTCGACGATGCCAAGCGCCGGCAGCAAGGAAATCACAATCGCTGACCTTAGTAAAAATGGGTCGAAGTATGAAGGTGATTATATTATGACACAGGGATTGCTCAATAAGGAATCGGTGAAGTGGGATGCTGATAAGCTGGAGCTTCGTTTCGAGCTATATGAGGAAGGCGAGGGAACACTCCAGGTCTTTCATAAGGGCATAAAGCCTGACAATTTTTCTGAGGATGTCATCGTCCTCGTTGAAGGTTTCATCCAGAAGGACGGAGTTTTCGAGGCTGAAAAAGTCCAGACGAAATGCCCGACAAAATATGAAGGCGAAGATATGGAGAACTATGATACCGAAATGCATAAGGAAATGTACAAAAATGACAAGAAGGAATAA
- a CDS encoding glycogen biosynthesis protein GlgD gives MKKRSKQNNPEQKTRNGINNQDLELGTDHDPVKEAKKKYEQSGGQPVKSKFHPEPEQSS, from the coding sequence TTGAAAAAACGCTCAAAGCAAAACAATCCTGAACAAAAGACACGGAATGGGATCAATAACCAGGATCTTGAACTTGGAACCGATCACGATCCTGTAAAAGAAGCAAAGAAAAAATATGAACAAAGCGGCGGACAGCCTGTTAAGTCAAAATTCCATCCAGAACCGGAGCAATCTTCATAA
- a CDS encoding YtzC family protein, whose product MATRQSVDQLLQQCEDAINLAQEQYKTAATQQHYNDGNFTNALQALEDAYNDLAKLAFSANAQQRDQLHRMRLQLQQVQNNMILLDH is encoded by the coding sequence ATGGCAACACGTCAATCGGTTGACCAGCTACTTCAGCAATGTGAAGATGCAATCAATCTTGCCCAGGAACAATATAAGACTGCAGCTACCCAGCAGCATTATAATGACGGCAATTTCACGAACGCCCTGCAGGCTCTTGAGGACGCTTATAATGATTTGGCCAAGCTGGCCTTCAGCGCGAACGCCCAGCAGCGAGACCAGCTGCACAGAATGAGACTGCAGCTCCAGCAGGTCCAAAACAATATGATTTTGCTTGACCATTAA
- a CDS encoding TIGR01212 family radical SAM protein (This family includes YhcC from E. coli K-12, an uncharacterized radical SAM protein.) has product MKQANPFPFATDDKRYHTWNYHLRNHFGHKVFKVALDGGFDCPNRDGTVAHGGCTFCSASGSGDFAGDRVEDLGTQFSKIKGKMHTKWKDGKYMAYFQAFTNTHAPVDVLRQKYETVLNEEGVVGLSIATRPDCLPDDVVEYLAELNQRTYLWVELGLQTVHEKTANLINRAHDYETYKQGVDKLRKHGIRICSHIINGLPMETPEMMMETAQEVAKLDVQGIKIHLLHLLKGTPMVKQYEKGLLKFLSFEDYVKLVCDQLEILPPEMIIHRITGDGPIELMIGPMWSVNKWEVLNAIDKEMKRRDSWQGKFQVKNSVVIENEA; this is encoded by the coding sequence ATGAAACAGGCCAACCCTTTTCCATTCGCAACAGATGATAAAAGATACCATACATGGAATTACCATTTAAGGAACCATTTTGGCCATAAGGTTTTCAAGGTGGCGCTAGATGGCGGTTTCGACTGCCCGAACCGTGACGGCACAGTGGCCCATGGCGGCTGCACGTTTTGCAGCGCATCTGGTTCAGGCGATTTCGCGGGTGACAGGGTTGAAGATCTTGGAACTCAATTTTCTAAAATAAAGGGAAAAATGCATACGAAGTGGAAAGATGGCAAGTATATGGCTTATTTCCAGGCTTTCACTAATACCCACGCGCCGGTCGATGTGCTCCGGCAAAAATACGAAACCGTATTGAACGAGGAAGGTGTCGTCGGGCTCTCCATTGCAACGAGGCCTGATTGCCTGCCGGATGATGTCGTTGAATATCTTGCCGAGCTTAACCAGCGAACGTATTTATGGGTTGAGCTAGGTCTTCAGACTGTGCATGAAAAAACGGCGAATTTAATCAATCGTGCTCATGATTATGAAACGTACAAGCAGGGTGTGGACAAACTCCGCAAACATGGCATCAGGATTTGTTCCCACATCATTAACGGATTGCCTATGGAAACTCCTGAAATGATGATGGAGACGGCTCAAGAAGTCGCCAAGCTTGATGTCCAGGGCATTAAAATCCATTTGCTCCATTTGCTGAAAGGCACCCCGATGGTCAAGCAATATGAAAAGGGACTCCTAAAGTTCCTAAGCTTTGAGGATTATGTAAAATTAGTCTGCGACCAGCTTGAAATTTTGCCTCCGGAAATGATCATCCATCGGATTACAGGAGATGGTCCGATTGAGCTGATGATCGGACCGATGTGGAGCGTCAACAAATGGGAAGTGCTGAACGCAATTGATAAAGAAATGAAACGCCGCGATAGCTGGCAAGGTAAATTTCAGGTTAAAAATAGTGTGGTGATTGAAAATGAAGCTTGA
- a CDS encoding class I SAM-dependent methyltransferase, whose amino-acid sequence MKLERILPFARNLLESAIHPGDIAVDATVGNGHDTIFLANLVGPSGRIYGFDIQDEALMSCKNKLREHHLQDQVTLFHTGHENLTECIPPLHFGKITAAVFNLGYLPGGNKDIVTVPETTIQAIDQLLEIMAPEGIIVIVIYHGHPEGKVERDYLLRYVKSLDQSIAHVLEYKFLNQKNNPPFIIAIEKR is encoded by the coding sequence ATGAAGCTTGAACGGATTCTTCCCTTTGCACGGAACCTTCTTGAATCAGCCATACACCCCGGTGACATCGCTGTGGATGCAACCGTGGGAAATGGTCATGATACGATTTTCTTAGCTAATCTTGTGGGTCCTTCTGGACGGATTTACGGTTTTGATATCCAGGATGAAGCGCTAATGTCATGCAAAAACAAGCTGCGTGAACATCATCTGCAGGATCAGGTTACCCTGTTCCATACCGGACATGAAAACCTTACCGAATGCATCCCGCCGCTGCACTTCGGAAAAATAACAGCCGCTGTTTTCAATCTCGGCTATCTTCCAGGCGGAAATAAGGACATCGTCACCGTCCCAGAGACAACCATCCAGGCCATCGATCAGCTGCTTGAAATCATGGCACCAGAAGGAATCATCGTAATCGTCATTTACCACGGACATCCAGAAGGAAAAGTCGAAAGAGACTATTTATTAAGATATGTGAAGTCGCTCGATCAAAGCATCGCACACGTACTCGAATATAAATTCCTGAACCAGAAAAATAACCCGCCTTTCATTATTGCGATTGAAAAAAGATAA
- a CDS encoding tetraprenyl-beta-curcumene synthase family protein translates to MMIPSMPISLMYRVYRQVLPQVHRELTYWKSRAEEIPNPELRKQALASIEHKTFHCEGGSILSLTAKKKYKQAIRFIVAYQTISDYLDNLCDRSTSLDPADFAALHESMADALNLESQLKNYYREREDQNDGGYLIELVTVCREVLAELEHYHVIREHLGELCEYYCDLQIHKHVEVKERVPRLQTWFDGHRKNIPQMEWYEFSACTGSTLGIFCLVSYALRDDFKPEYADSIRNGYFPYIQGLHILLDYFIDQEEDREGGDLNFCFYYENEEALFDRLRHFVENADYHTAKLPHQRFHKLINRGLLGVYLSDEKVRRQERIRKLAREMIKTAGPVSYFFYINGRAYRSLQRWVPGGLVRAFIK, encoded by the coding sequence ATGATGATTCCATCAATGCCCATAAGTTTGATGTACCGGGTGTACAGACAAGTCCTGCCCCAGGTTCACCGAGAGCTGACATATTGGAAAAGCAGGGCGGAAGAGATTCCGAACCCTGAATTAAGAAAGCAGGCATTGGCAAGCATCGAGCACAAAACATTCCACTGCGAAGGCGGCTCGATTTTAAGCCTTACCGCAAAAAAAAAATATAAACAGGCTATCAGGTTCATTGTCGCCTACCAGACAATCAGCGATTATCTTGATAATCTATGTGACCGCAGCACGTCCCTTGACCCGGCAGATTTTGCAGCGCTGCATGAATCAATGGCAGACGCACTCAATCTAGAGAGTCAGCTTAAAAATTATTACCGCGAGCGGGAAGACCAGAATGATGGCGGGTACTTGATCGAACTGGTGACCGTTTGCCGTGAAGTCCTCGCAGAGCTTGAGCATTACCATGTGATCCGAGAACATCTTGGAGAGCTATGTGAGTATTATTGTGATTTGCAAATCCATAAACACGTCGAAGTGAAAGAGCGGGTTCCGAGGCTCCAAACTTGGTTCGATGGCCATCGCAAAAACATTCCGCAGATGGAGTGGTATGAATTCTCGGCATGTACCGGTTCTACACTAGGGATCTTCTGCCTCGTCTCTTACGCGCTGCGAGATGACTTCAAACCGGAATACGCGGATAGCATCCGCAATGGCTATTTTCCATACATACAAGGGCTGCACATCCTGTTGGATTATTTCATAGACCAGGAAGAGGATCGGGAAGGCGGGGATTTGAACTTCTGTTTCTATTATGAGAATGAAGAAGCATTGTTCGACCGTTTACGGCATTTCGTGGAAAACGCCGATTATCACACCGCCAAACTGCCTCATCAAAGATTTCATAAACTGATTAACAGGGGCCTCCTCGGCGTCTATCTTTCGGATGAAAAAGTAAGACGTCAGGAGAGAATCAGAAAGCTTGCCAGGGAAATGATCAAAACAGCCGGCCCCGTCAGCTACTTCTTTTATATCAATGGACGAGCCTACCGCTCTTTGCAAAGATGGGTGCCAGGTGGACTGGTGCGGGCGTTTATAAAATGA
- a CDS encoding alpha/beta hydrolase, protein MWKWEADGDAKAVIVMIHGALEHHGRYGWLIEAWRSSGFHVIMGDLPGHGMTTRANRGHIDSFEEYILEAKEWIEAAYDFNLPVFLLGHSMGGLIAIRLLQEERVEIAGLILSSPCLGLVTYPSKLLDMVSHGLNVVVPTLRISPGLTVEMATRNDDVKAVDANDSLYITKVSVRWYRELAAAMEQAFEEMGKVQDVPTLLLQGGDDKIVDKREVKEWFNNAPLSEKRYKEWPKCYHEVFNEPEREEVFDYAHDFVMSQLKAIGYVY, encoded by the coding sequence ATGTGGAAATGGGAAGCTGATGGGGATGCTAAAGCTGTAATCGTCATGATTCATGGTGCACTGGAGCATCATGGCCGGTATGGATGGCTGATTGAAGCCTGGCGTTCATCCGGTTTTCATGTGATAATGGGTGATTTGCCTGGACACGGCATGACAACTAGGGCGAACCGTGGCCATATTGATTCATTTGAGGAATATATCCTTGAAGCGAAAGAGTGGATAGAAGCTGCGTATGACTTTAACCTCCCGGTGTTTTTGCTGGGCCACAGCATGGGCGGACTTATCGCCATCCGCTTGCTTCAGGAGGAACGGGTTGAGATTGCCGGACTTATTTTGTCATCACCATGCCTTGGATTGGTGACTTACCCTTCAAAATTGCTAGATATGGTCTCTCACGGTTTGAATGTGGTAGTTCCGACTTTACGGATCTCTCCTGGTCTGACTGTCGAAATGGCAACCAGGAATGATGACGTCAAGGCTGTTGATGCGAATGATTCGCTTTATATTACGAAGGTTTCGGTGCGATGGTACCGTGAATTGGCAGCTGCAATGGAGCAGGCATTTGAAGAAATGGGCAAAGTACAGGACGTACCGACTCTGCTGCTGCAGGGCGGGGATGATAAAATTGTCGATAAGCGTGAGGTGAAAGAATGGTTCAACAATGCCCCGCTGTCGGAGAAGCGCTACAAAGAGTGGCCAAAATGCTATCATGAAGTTTTTAACGAGCCTGAACGCGAAGAAGTGTTTGACTATGCTCATGATTTTGTCATGAGCCAGCTGAAGGCGATAGGATATGTTTATTAG
- a CDS encoding gamma carbonic anhydrase, producing the protein MIYPYNGKTPKIADSAFIADYVTITGDVEIGEESGVWFNTSIRGDVAPTIIGNRVNIQDNSVLHQSPNNPLILEDEVTVGHQVILHSCIIRKKALIGMGSIILDQAEIGEGAFIGAGSLVPQGKKIPPNTLAFGRPAKVIRELNEEDIRDMERISREYAEKGQYYKSLQNKGQ; encoded by the coding sequence ATGATTTATCCTTACAATGGCAAAACACCTAAAATAGCGGATTCAGCTTTTATCGCAGATTATGTAACAATTACTGGGGATGTTGAAATAGGCGAGGAATCGGGTGTCTGGTTCAATACCTCGATCCGCGGTGATGTGGCTCCGACAATCATCGGCAATAGAGTGAATATACAGGATAACTCAGTCCTGCATCAGAGCCCAAACAATCCATTAATCCTGGAAGACGAAGTGACGGTCGGCCATCAGGTTATCCTCCACAGCTGTATTATCAGGAAAAAAGCATTAATTGGGATGGGTTCCATCATTCTCGACCAGGCTGAAATTGGAGAAGGTGCTTTTATTGGAGCCGGCAGCCTTGTTCCTCAGGGTAAGAAAATCCCTCCCAATACTCTTGCTTTCGGACGCCCCGCTAAAGTCATCCGAGAACTGAACGAAGAAGATATCCGCGATATGGAGCGGATTTCACGAGAATATGCAGAAAAAGGGCAGTACTATAAAAGTTTGCAGAATAAAGGTCAATGA
- a CDS encoding C39 family peptidase has product MDKLYLPLAAIIPLLVLFYLLIRKQNSMMRSILMFMLVFTSIVGAFLLENLQASHVAQAVQSVKDWLDEPESPAKKAPVFIDDYEPQIIPIKKQVLLEAPVVWQMPELPRGCEVTSLAMLLQHQGVQTDKLTLAKEVRKNPAEYRISNGKIFFGDPNKGFVGNMYTYTKPGLGVYHKPIAELAEKYLPGKIKDLTGAEFQELKIHLSDNRPVWVIINTEYKKLDDSFFQTWHTPDGAVKITMKEHSVLITGYDENSVFFNDPLTGEKNKKAPMKDFVEAWVQMGRQAITYLP; this is encoded by the coding sequence GTGGACAAATTATATTTACCGCTCGCAGCAATCATACCGCTGCTGGTTTTGTTTTATCTATTGATTCGAAAACAAAATAGCATGATGAGATCCATCCTGATGTTTATGCTTGTTTTTACATCGATTGTGGGAGCTTTCCTGCTGGAAAATCTTCAGGCATCACATGTTGCCCAGGCAGTGCAGTCTGTGAAAGACTGGCTTGATGAACCTGAATCCCCTGCCAAAAAGGCACCTGTTTTTATAGATGATTACGAACCACAGATCATCCCGATAAAAAAACAGGTACTCCTTGAGGCTCCAGTCGTTTGGCAAATGCCGGAGCTCCCAAGAGGTTGTGAGGTCACTAGCCTGGCCATGCTCCTGCAGCATCAGGGAGTTCAGACAGACAAGCTGACTCTTGCTAAGGAAGTACGGAAAAACCCTGCCGAATACCGTATCAGCAATGGAAAAATCTTTTTTGGCGATCCGAATAAGGGTTTTGTCGGCAATATGTATACATACACAAAACCTGGGCTGGGAGTCTACCATAAACCGATCGCTGAACTTGCAGAAAAGTATCTCCCCGGCAAAATAAAAGATTTGACTGGAGCTGAATTCCAGGAATTAAAAATCCATTTATCTGATAACAGGCCCGTTTGGGTAATCATTAACACCGAATATAAAAAACTGGACGATAGCTTTTTCCAGACATGGCATACACCTGATGGAGCTGTAAAAATAACCATGAAGGAACATTCTGTCCTGATTACCGGCTATGATGAAAACTCTGTTTTCTTCAATGACCCACTTACAGGTGAGAAAAATAAAAAAGCACCCATGAAAGACTTCGTGGAAGCCTGGGTGCAGATGGGGAGGCAGGCCATCACCTACCTCCCCTGA